GGGGTCGTCATACCGGTACAACCTGGACACAAAATACATGGTGAGAGAAGGCTCGGAGCTCACCGTTTTGGTGCCGTGCCAGTACAGGCCGGGAATTCTTACCACCTGAAACTTATGTTCCGTGGCTACAATCTCTACCAGCTTGCCGTGGGTAGGAGAATCCGGCCGGTCGTCATAGGCGCAGATTTTCATGGCCCCTTTCAGGACCAGGAAATAGTCGACCTGTCCTCTCCGGTGCCGGTGCCAGGCCCTGACCATGCCCGGGTAGCTCATGGACAGGTTGGCCTGGACGACTTCATCGCCCTCCAGAAAATCGCTCCAGTCCTGCCGCAGGGCTTCGGAAAAGAATCCCCTTTCGTCGGGGAGGACTTTCAAATCATAGGTTCTGACACCCGGAAGGTCAAACTCCTTGATGCTCATACCATAACCTCCTTGAGAATTATTTGGGTTTTACACGAGGATCAATTTATTTTATTAACAACCATCTCCTGTTGACACAAAGTTTTAATATGTCAATCCAGATAACCGAGAGCTTTAAGCCGATTTTTTACCTGCTCTTCTTCGTTGAACACTTCAAGGGATGCAAGAATTTCCTTTCGTTCGTTGCCCCGCACAGAAACTCCCATGCAGTTCAGAATAATCGGCATTAGGTCAGTAATATTGAGGGAATCCCTGAACAGGTCCTCCTTGAATTTTGAACCCCACCCTATGAATATACCAAACAGGTCATGGCTGTTGAGGGCTTTCTTTTCAAAAATTTCGCTACTAAACCCGGAGCCGAACCAATAATCGGAGGGGAGCATAATGATATCAGGGGCCAACCTCGGGGCAGGATTTCCGTACAACTCCTCTTTCAGCCAAATTCTTTCTACAACCGAGCGACCTCTATTATCCTTAAGCTCCTTCAACTTACTAACAATTTCAGTGCGAAGTTCTACATACTCGCCCTTATCTGAAACTATTCCGTCAGTAAATCTGCCTGCATCATTAATGTAAATGCCCATGGATTCCGGAGTAGTGTTATAAGCTTTAGTTGTACTTAAATCGGGTTCAATTTCCAGAACAGGTTTAAAAGGTAAGAATCGCCGTATCCTCTTATAAAGTCTTGCAGCCACAGGAAAAAGCAGACGATTCTTAACCAGCCAGGTCGGTACGACGATACTTTTGCTCCTGCATGCTTTCACGAACTCCTCTTGAAATTTATGAATAAATACTTTTTCGGTTTCGCGTTTCTTAATACTCAGGTAACCTTCCCTCCAAAGCCATTCATTAAGTTGGAATTGCCCTTCATAAACTTTGAAGCCGTGGTCTGACATAATTATCACATTGGTATTCGAAGGGATATGGTTCAGGAACCACTGGATGTAAGTATCTGCGTCTTTATAGAATTCCAGGGCCTCTTTAACCACTTCAGTTTGGGCGAAGCACAACAACTTATCATATAAATAATGTTGCACCCAGTCGATTCCGCTAATGAGATAAAAGAAAAAGTCCCACTCTTTGTTAAAAAGTTTTCGTGCACAGTCAAAACGCACTTGCTCTAGTAGCCGAATATCTTTAATATACGCCAGCAGGTTGCCAGATGTTATTAAAGAAACATCGGGAACGACCCGGTACCCTTTTAATTCAGTTATTTCCTCCCGTAACCCGGAAGGGAAAACACACTCATTTCCCCTGGTCATTAAACTGGTGATGGTAATCTGCCCTGCTTTTGGGGGATACGAACACGGAAGATTTATTGAAATATACTTCTTACCTCTAGCATGAAGAATGTCAAATAAAGTAGGAACTTTGATGTCCTTGGTAGTGACAGGGCTTAGACGGGACAGGGATTCGCGCGGGAGAACGAAGTCAAAAACCTGGTGCTGCCCCGGATCAGTCCCTGTTTGAAAAGATACCCAGGCCGGCCCTGTAACCGGCGGGATTATACTTTCCAGTACTCTACATAATCCTTCACGCATGAGCTTCGCCAGTGTAGGCATGAAGCCTTTTTCTGCAAGAGGCTTAATAAGATCGAAATTTGCTCCATCAAGCCCTATAACCAAACATTTGTCAGCCAATGGACCCACCTCGGATAATCAATTTTCGAAGAACGGACTCTATAATCACTTTATCTTCATTCTCCAACCGCATAGCTAACATTATTCTCATATAAATCGCTATAAAAAAAATAGCCTGAAAGACAATTACAGAATCAAATGCCGGAACAATCGAGTTGAGAAGAAGAACAATTAAGGATGCCACAACTCCGGAAAGTAAAGGTTTAAGGAACTTAACATTATATGGCTGCACCCTTAAAATTATGGCTACTTCAATAAGCATAACGATATTGAACAGCGCATTGGAAAATCCCGTTGCGGCAGCCGCGCCGTCAATAGAATAACGGGGTACTAAAAAATAATTTAACAAAATGTTTAAAAAACATATCCCTAACGTATTGATCATCATTAACTTTTGCCATCCAGTCATTACCAATAGGTACCCCACTGAACCAACAGCAGAATTAACTAACTGGCCCAGTGCCAGCAGCGTGAGAGCGGTCGAACCTATCCCAAATTCCTTACCGAAAAGAAGCATAATATCTTTTGAAAAAAGCAATATAAACAAAAACATGGGCCATGTAAAGACGACAATCCAGCGGGTAACGGTTTGGAATAACCGACCTAATTCTTTCATATCACCTTTAGAGTATAATTCTGAAATCGTAGGTGCAAAAATGGCATTAAACGATACCAATATAAAACTTGATAAAGTAGCAGTTTTAACGGCAGCATTATAAATCCCAACCTCAAAAGCACCTTTGAAAAAACCCAACATGAGAGTGTCGATCCACATAGTGATAAAGTTGAGAAATGATACTAAAAGTAGAGGAAGTGAGTATATGACCAATGATCCTATTTGAAGAAAACCCTTCCTGGTATATTTGCCGGGACTAAGTCTTCGAATATAGAACAGAGAGAGAAAACTGGTTAAAACCAGGGATAAAATGTAGGCTACAAGAGCTCCGAAAATGCGAAAACCGAGCAAAAAGAAGAGTGAAATAGCAAGCAGATTAAGTAATGGTTGAACTATATTTACGGGGATAACGCTGTAATCTATTCGTTTGAAGGCCTTCGCTAAGGCGGCGGCGACGGTCATTAGATTTACAAAGGGCAAAGCTATGGCAAAAAAGGGAATTATTTTAACCAGGCCAGGTACTTCAAAAAAACGGGCCACCCAGCTCTTAGTAACAAAAATGATTGTTGAGATTAAAATAGAAACTCCAAAGGTAAATCCTAAAGTTTCAACTACTACAACTTTAACCTTTTCCTCTTGGCCGTGAACCTGATAAGAAGGGATAAATTTCAGTACACCGTTATCTAGTCCCGCACGAGAAATCGTAGCAGCCAAATTAGTTATCGTTTGTCCCAAAAAATATAACCCAACCATTTGTGCACCCAGAAACCTTGCCAGCACGATGGACAGGATATATTTTAAGCCATACCCAACAACACTTCCTATAAAAGTTAAGCCTGCCCCGTGAGCTATTGTCTTTAATCTTTGCCCTTCCAATATCTCGTCCTTGCTCAAATGCTGTTCGCACCTCAACTCTCGCTGTTGGATACAAGTACATCAAAAATATCGATTATCGACTCTGTTTTTGTCAGGTCAATATTCTTACCTACTATAAGTGCATCCGCACAGGTATGCATTCCGTTCAAGGGCGACCGTTCAAAGATCTGGTCCATTCCCGTCCTTCCCTTGAGATCATACCCGTTCACGGGATGGGCGATGATGTCTGCAGCGTTGTCGAGGTAAGGACCCTGGTAAATTTCTTCCCGGAAGAATACTTTGTCTATGACAGGTTGACCCGTTTCAGGATCTTTGAGAGTAAACAGGCGCTCTTTTATTTGCTGCCTTACCTTTTCATAGTCAGCTTCTTTAACCGTACCTTTTTCCTCCCTGCCCTCCAGGTTGATGTAAATCCTGCCGGGAAGAAGGGAGTAACACAACGAGTCGGGATGGTAGTTGGCAAGTTCTTTCTTCTCACCCGGTTCAAATTTCAATAAACCCTCTCTTTCCAACCAGGTGTTGAGCTGTACTTCGTATTTAATGCCACAAAACCCGTGGTCTGATAAAATCAACAAACGATCATTCTCGGATAATTTGTCGTTAAGCTCGCCAACGTAGTTGTCCAGCTTCGCAAAAAACCTGTTGATCTCAGGGGTAAATTCTCCTTCCTGTTCTATATCATCCCAGAAGAAGTGCATCAACCGGTCGGTTTCCATAATGTGTAGCTGGAAGAAGTCCCATTTTTCCTTCTCCATTAATTCAAAAGCTATTTCAAATCTTTTGTCCATGGCACGGTGTAGTTCTTGCATGAACTTTTTTTTATCCTCCCGGGCCAGCCAGGAGTCCACGTCAATAATGTATCCTCTTTCTTTGAGATAGCTGTTAAACTCCTTTGGATAGGATGACTTGTCTATGTCCATGCAGAGAAAGCCGGAAGTTATAATGCCGTTTACCGGTTCCGGCGGATAGGTGACCGGCACATTTATTACGATTACTCTTTTGCCCTGTTTGGACAGCCGGTGCCATAGGGTCTCGGCTTTCCGGTCGGCGCCGGTGGGTATCTTAATTCTGAAGGGGTTTGGTTCCCGGTCCACAAAACCGAAGATCCCGTGTTCCGCGGGATTTTTCCCGGTCATGTAACTGGCCCAAGCCACCGAGGAAATAGTGGGATAAACCGAGTTTATCCTTTTGCACTGTCCCTCCTTGGCTATAGCAGCCAAATTGGGCATTTCACCCTTTTTGAATTTCTCTTGTACCAGTGAGTATGGTAAACCATCGATTCCTAATACAAATGTTCTTGCTTCTCTATTTCTCTTAAAAAACAATTTCATAGCCTCCTGCCTTGATCTACAGTATTTCAGTAATAATTCCGCCGGCACAGGTTAACTGATCCCGTTCCAAGACGAACCTTCCCAGTTCCTGTACTTCATTGAAGGTCTTGACGGCAATGGGATGCTTGGTCTTGATGATTACTTCGCCTACTTCGAGGTTTTCTAAGATGGTTGCGTTCCTTTCTAACAGTTCTAAGGTTGAGGAGTTCATTCTTTTTTCGATGCTCTGTACCCGGCAGGATACCTCCTGCGTGGCACATTTGAGGGTTATTTTCTCGTTAATATCTAAAGGCTTTCGGAACATCCAGAATACGTTGGCTTTGAACGTATCGGTTAAATAAGGTTCGTTGCCCGGCAGGCATACAACGTGGCCCCTCTCCAAAAAGACGGGGTCTTCGGTGGTAAATCCGGTGGACTCGCCGGCCACGCTTCTATCGGTATTTTCCATGAATTTTTCAATGCTCTTCACTCTGGTGACCTGCCCGGTGGGCAGGATTTTGATGATCTGGCCCTTTTCGATTATTCCGGCCTCTACTCTGCCTACGTTAATTCGTTTGCCGTCGATTTTGTATACGTCTTGGATAGGGAAAATTAAGGGTTTATCTTCTGCCGGAGGTTTATTCTTCAAAGAATCCAAGCTTTCTAAAACGGTTACCCCTTGATACCATTTCATGTTTTCTGATTTTTTGGCTACGTTGTCTCCTTTAAGGGCAGAGATGGGAAGGTAGTATTTTGCCTTAATGTTGATGCTCTCCAGGAATTTTTCTACATCGTTCTTGACAGTGTTAAATCTATTCTCGTCGTAATTGACGGCATCCATTTTGTTAATTATTACTATCACCTGGTCCAGACCTAGCAGGGAGAGAATGTAGGCGTGTCGCCTGGTTTGTTCTTTTACCCCTTCCAGTGCATCTACGATCAGGATGGCAGCCTCGGCCTGGGAGGCGCCGGTGATCATGTTTTTGACAAATTCTACGTGTCCCGGGGCGTCTATGATTACGTATTTCCTCTTTTCGGTCTTGAAGAAGGTCTGGGCTGTATCAATGGTAATGCCCTGCTCCCGTTCTTCCTGCAGGTGGTCCAGTAAAAAGGCGAATTCTACTTCCCGGCCCAGCTCTTTTGAGGTTTTTTCTATCTCTTCGACTTTGTCGGGCGGCAGGCAGTCAGTATCGTAAAAAAGCCTTCCGATAAGGGTGGATTTGCCGTGGTCTACGTGGCCCACGATGACGAATTTTAAGGTGTCGCTGTGGTTCATCTCGCTCTCCCCTTTACATGTATCCTAAGGATCTGAGTTTTTGCATCATGTAGGCGGATTCTTTGTCCTGAGCCCTGCCGCTGCGTTCAGATATTTTGGTGGTTTTCAGTTCTTCTACTATGGCGTCTATGGTATCAGCATTTGAATCTATGGGACTGCAGCAGGTCTCGCAGCCGATGCTGCGGTAGCGCTTGCCGTTTTTGGTAAAATAAAGGTCGGTGATGGGAATGTGTTCTTTCCGGATGTACTCCCAGATATCCTGTTCCGTCCAGCCTAACATGGGATGTACTCTCAGGTGTTCTTCTTCTCTGGCTTTGCTTTTGAACTGGTCCCATAGCTCAGGGGGTTGCTCCTTGTAGTTCCATTCGAAGTCCTCGTCCCGCGGTGAGAATACTCTTTCCTTGGCCCGAATACCGTGTTCGTCTCTTCTTATGCCGAGGTATAAAGCTTTGAATTTATACTTGGCAATGGCCTGTTTGAGGGCGTTGGTTTTGAGTTCCGTACAGCATTCCAGCTTGCCTTTTTCGGGGCAGACGCCTCTATCAACGGCTTCCTGGTTTTTGTGGACTATAAGGTTGAGACCCCATTCCCGGGCATATTTGTCCCTGAATTGGTAGATCT
The sequence above is drawn from the Calderihabitans maritimus genome and encodes:
- a CDS encoding dTDP-4-dehydrorhamnose 3,5-epimerase family protein, coding for MSIKEFDLPGVRTYDLKVLPDERGFFSEALRQDWSDFLEGDEVVQANLSMSYPGMVRAWHRHRRGQVDYFLVLKGAMKICAYDDRPDSPTHGKLVEIVATEHKFQVVRIPGLYWHGTKTVSSEPSLTMYFVSRLYRYDDPDEERRPWNDPTVIDPRTGLPFDWNRPPHK
- a CDS encoding alkaline phosphatase family protein, translated to MADKCLVIGLDGANFDLIKPLAEKGFMPTLAKLMREGLCRVLESIIPPVTGPAWVSFQTGTDPGQHQVFDFVLPRESLSRLSPVTTKDIKVPTLFDILHARGKKYISINLPCSYPPKAGQITITSLMTRGNECVFPSGLREEITELKGYRVVPDVSLITSGNLLAYIKDIRLLEQVRFDCARKLFNKEWDFFFYLISGIDWVQHYLYDKLLCFAQTEVVKEALEFYKDADTYIQWFLNHIPSNTNVIIMSDHGFKVYEGQFQLNEWLWREGYLSIKKRETEKVFIHKFQEEFVKACRSKSIVVPTWLVKNRLLFPVAARLYKRIRRFLPFKPVLEIEPDLSTTKAYNTTPESMGIYINDAGRFTDGIVSDKGEYVELRTEIVSKLKELKDNRGRSVVERIWLKEELYGNPAPRLAPDIIMLPSDYWFGSGFSSEIFEKKALNSHDLFGIFIGWGSKFKEDLFRDSLNITDLMPIILNCMGVSVRGNERKEILASLEVFNEEEQVKNRLKALGYLD
- a CDS encoding flippase, whose amino-acid sequence is MSKDEILEGQRLKTIAHGAGLTFIGSVVGYGLKYILSIVLARFLGAQMVGLYFLGQTITNLAATISRAGLDNGVLKFIPSYQVHGQEEKVKVVVVETLGFTFGVSILISTIIFVTKSWVARFFEVPGLVKIIPFFAIALPFVNLMTVAAALAKAFKRIDYSVIPVNIVQPLLNLLAISLFFLLGFRIFGALVAYILSLVLTSFLSLFYIRRLSPGKYTRKGFLQIGSLVIYSLPLLLVSFLNFITMWIDTLMLGFFKGAFEVGIYNAAVKTATLSSFILVSFNAIFAPTISELYSKGDMKELGRLFQTVTRWIVVFTWPMFLFILLFSKDIMLLFGKEFGIGSTALTLLALGQLVNSAVGSVGYLLVMTGWQKLMMINTLGICFLNILLNYFLVPRYSIDGAAAATGFSNALFNIVMLIEVAIILRVQPYNVKFLKPLLSGVVASLIVLLLNSIVPAFDSVIVFQAIFFIAIYMRIMLAMRLENEDKVIIESVLRKLIIRGGSIG
- a CDS encoding alkaline phosphatase family protein, which encodes MFFKRNREARTFVLGIDGLPYSLVQEKFKKGEMPNLAAIAKEGQCKRINSVYPTISSVAWASYMTGKNPAEHGIFGFVDREPNPFRIKIPTGADRKAETLWHRLSKQGKRVIVINVPVTYPPEPVNGIITSGFLCMDIDKSSYPKEFNSYLKERGYIIDVDSWLAREDKKKFMQELHRAMDKRFEIAFELMEKEKWDFFQLHIMETDRLMHFFWDDIEQEGEFTPEINRFFAKLDNYVGELNDKLSENDRLLILSDHGFCGIKYEVQLNTWLEREGLLKFEPGEKKELANYHPDSLCYSLLPGRIYINLEGREEKGTVKEADYEKVRQQIKERLFTLKDPETGQPVIDKVFFREEIYQGPYLDNAADIIAHPVNGYDLKGRTGMDQIFERSPLNGMHTCADALIVGKNIDLTKTESIIDIFDVLVSNSES
- a CDS encoding sulfate adenylyltransferase subunit 1; translation: MNHSDTLKFVIVGHVDHGKSTLIGRLFYDTDCLPPDKVEEIEKTSKELGREVEFAFLLDHLQEEREQGITIDTAQTFFKTEKRKYVIIDAPGHVEFVKNMITGASQAEAAILIVDALEGVKEQTRRHAYILSLLGLDQVIVIINKMDAVNYDENRFNTVKNDVEKFLESINIKAKYYLPISALKGDNVAKKSENMKWYQGVTVLESLDSLKNKPPAEDKPLIFPIQDVYKIDGKRINVGRVEAGIIEKGQIIKILPTGQVTRVKSIEKFMENTDRSVAGESTGFTTEDPVFLERGHVVCLPGNEPYLTDTFKANVFWMFRKPLDINEKITLKCATQEVSCRVQSIEKRMNSSTLELLERNATILENLEVGEVIIKTKHPIAVKTFNEVQELGRFVLERDQLTCAGGIITEIL
- the cysD gene encoding sulfate adenylyltransferase subunit CysD, with the protein product MDHLKKLESQSIYIIREAYRQFKDVAMLWSIGKDSTTLLWLIRKAFYGKVPFPILHIDTGYKFKEIYQFRDKYAREWGLNLIVHKNQEAVDRGVCPEKGKLECCTELKTNALKQAIAKYKFKALYLGIRRDEHGIRAKERVFSPRDEDFEWNYKEQPPELWDQFKSKAREEEHLRVHPMLGWTEQDIWEYIRKEHIPITDLYFTKNGKRYRSIGCETCCSPIDSNADTIDAIVEELKTTKISERSGRAQDKESAYMMQKLRSLGYM